One window from the genome of Dermacentor silvarum isolate Dsil-2018 chromosome 5, BIME_Dsil_1.4, whole genome shotgun sequence encodes:
- the LOC125945827 gene encoding uncharacterized protein LOC125945827, with amino-acid sequence MGRFCVPNCRGNYDNGPKVRVFSFPKDDRRAKWERAVRRDDIDIRSLRDAKVCELHFKPQYLRTTTTYTDPRTGRTIEAPMRATRLTPDAVPTIFPNDPSYLSDYAPMRVGPDQKRKRLEASHLEKAIRQSIALHEEEESRNKLTLYEDLVSPLQGLGLSTYWTTVKAENAVLFVHISGEDPPDVERSVILNRNMEITAFWRKVKVPAKDHLIPATLNDLRCLHTILDRMSSFKAPDVCDKEEKVKTTFSLLFSLLDDIKLDDLLPQEKTEALDFIKEHLDLLHRKDHSLRYSAELLIFSSILHTISPQAYRFIRGSGKIALPHRSTLMRICSQYNVNPVNEQNDEGCLRYVKKRSSLLKPHEKIVTIMMDEIHIQPYFEYKGGWFSDRGSV; translated from the exons ATGGGGCGATTCTGCGTGCCCAACTGTCGCGGCAACTATGACAACGGGCCGAAGGTTCGTGTGTTCTCCTTTCCAAAGGACGACCGAAGGGCGAAATGGGAGCGTGCCGTTCGTCGAGACGACATCGACATCCGTTCTCTCCGTGATGCGAAG GTGTGTGAGCTCCATTTCAAGCCGCAGTACCTTAGAACGACAACAACATACACCGATCCAAGAACCGGCAGGACAATAGAAGCTCCCATGCGGGCTACTCGGCTTACTCCGGACGCAGTACCGACAATATTTCCCAATGACCCAAGTTATTTGAGCGACTACGCACCAATGCGAGTGGGGCCAGACCAAAAGAGGAAACGCTTAGAAGCATCCCACCTAGAAAAAGCCATTCGACAGTCGATAGCACTGCATGAGGAAGAAGAGAGCCGCAATAAGCTGACGTTGTACGAGGACCTCGTATCGCCCCTGCAGGGACTCGGCCTCTCCACCTACTGGACTACAGTAAAAGCAGAGAATGCTGTACTGTTCGTGCACATAAGTGGCGAAGATCCACCAGACGTCGAAAGATCTGTCATTCTTAATAGGAACATGGAAATTACGGCCTTCTGGAGGAAAGTAAAAGTGCCTGCCAAGGACCACCTCATCCCAGCTACGCTGAACGATCTGCGCTGCCTTCACACCATACTTGACCGTATGAGCAGTTTCAAGGCTCCAGACGTTTGCGACAAGGAGGAAAAAGTGAAAACAACCTTCAGCTTGCTTTTCTCTCTGCTCGACGACATCAAGTTGGATGATCTTTTGCCGCAAGAGAAAACAGAAGCACTTGATTTCATAAAGGAGCATCTTGACCTACTGCACAGAAAGGACCACTCATTGCGATACTCTGCAGAGCTTTTAATATTCTCAAGTATTCTACACACTATTTCCCCACAGGCCTACCGATTCATTCGCGGTTCTGGCAAGATAGCACTGCCACATCGATCTACGCTCATGCGAATTTGCTCGCAATATAACGTGAACCCTGTAAATGAGCAGAACGATGAGGGGTGTTTGCGTTATGTGAAGAAGCGCTCAAGCCTTCTCAAACCACATGAAAAAATTGTCACTATAATGATGGACGAGATTCATATTCAGCCGTACTTTGAATACAAAGGCGGTTGGTTCAGTGACCGTGGCAGCGTCTAA